One Candidatus Korarchaeum sp. genomic region harbors:
- a CDS encoding 50S ribosomal protein L24e codes for MAVLLRKCSFCGSDIEPGFGWMYVRADGTIMYFCSSKCAKNYLKLGRNPKKVGWVRRAKKS; via the coding sequence ATGGCTGTCCTCCTCAGGAAATGCTCCTTCTGCGGGAGCGATATCGAGCCCGGGTTCGGGTGGATGTACGTCAGGGCCGATGGTACCATAATGTACTTCTGCTCCTCTAAGTGCGCTAAGAACTACCTGAAACTCGGGAGGAACCCTAAGAAGGTTGGATGGGTTAGGAGAGCTAAGAAGAGCTAG